A window of Rhizobium sp. CC-YZS058 genomic DNA:
CCGGAAAGGCGTTCGAGCAGGGCCGGGTCGGCCGCCACGGATTCCTCGCCGATGAACAGGGCGCCCGGCAGGATGTCGGGCATGCGCGCCTTCATCAGGCGCTCGGCCGACTCGTCGGCTTCCGTGACCAGATCGATCGCCTCCGACTTCATGCGCACATCGCCGCCACCCAAATTGCGGAAGCGCGGCAGGATCTCGACCGCCGCCGCCTCCTGCATCAGATTGGCGAGCGCGGCGATATCGAGAGTGAAGGTCATGGACGGGGCTCCGTGGACAGCGAGGCGAAATCGAAAAGGGCGGGGTCGAGCAGATGCGACGGATTGGCGTGGCCGAGCGCGCGCAGGATCCGGTCCTTGCGGCCCGGCATGCGGCGCTCGAGATCGGCAAGCATGGCCTTCATCGCATTCCGCTCCAGCCCGTCCTGCGAGCCGCAGAGATCGCAGGGGATGATGGGAAACTGCATGGCGCTCGCAAAGCGGGCGATCTCCTCTTCCGCCGCATAGGCGAGCGGGCGCAGCACCATCAGGTCGCCCTCGTCGTTCAGGAGCTTGGGCGGCATGGCCGCCAGGCGGCCGCCATGAAAGAGGTTCATGAAGAAGGTCTCGAGGATATCCTCGCGGTGATGACCGAGCACGAGCGCATCGCACCCTTCTTCGCGCGCGATCCGGTAGAGATTGCCGCGCCGCAGACGCGAGCAGAGCGCGCAATAGGTCGTGCCCTCCGGCACCTTGTCCTTCACGATCGAATGGGTGTCGCGGTACTCGATCCGATGCCGGACGCCGATGCTCGTCAGATAGTCGGGCAGGACATGCTTCGGGAAGTTCGGCTGGCCCTGGTCGAGATTGCAGGCAATCAGCTCCACCGGCAGCAGGCCGCGCCACTGCAGGTCGAGCAGGAGCGCCAGCAGGCTGTAGCTGTCCTTGCCGCCGGACAGGCCGACAAGCCAGCGCCGCTGACCCTTCAACATGGCGAAGTCCTCCATCGCCTGCCGCACCTGACGCAACAGCCGCTTGCGCAGCTTCTGGAAGGAGACGGAGGACGGCATGGCGCGGAAGATCGACGGTGCATCGATCGCGGCGCCATCGGCATCGGCGCGCATCAACGCGTCGTCGGCGTCCAGGACTTCGAGGTCTGCGAGCGTATCGAGGGTCATGGCGGGGCTTTCCGGCTTTGGCAAAAGGCGCGGCAACAGGATCGGCCCTGCCTTGCCCGCCGGGGCGGTCAAGATCAAGACCTAATCGCCCTCACGCCGAAAAAGCCGGAAAGGCGCCGAAGACTCACGGTCCGAAGACCGACCAGCCGGTGCGCTGGGCGATCATTTCCAGAGCGACGGAGCCCAGCAGCGAGTTGCCGTTCTGATTGAGCCCCGGCGACCAGACGGCGAGCGCTGCCCGGCCCGGCGCCACGGCCATGATGCCGCCGCCGACGCCGCTCTTGCCCGGCAGGCCGACATGATAGGCAAAATCGCCCGATCCGTCGTAATGACCGCAGGTCAGCATCAGCGCATTGATGCGCCGCGCCCGCTCGCGCGAGACCACGGTGCGCCCGGTCAGCGCCTGCTTGCCGCCATTGGCGAGAAACAGCCCGGCCTTGGCGAGCTGCACGCAGCTCATGGCGATGGCGCAATGGTGAAAGTAGACGCCCAGCACATTATCGACCGGGCTCGAGAGCTTGTCGAAGGCGCGCATGAAATTGGCAAGAGCGGCATTGCGGAAGCCGGTCGCGGCTTCGGAGCGCGCCACCGCCGGATCGATCGAAATGTCGTCGTCATCGGCGAGATAGCGCAGGAATCGCAGGATTTCGCCGATGACCTCGCGCGGGGAATGGCCGGCGCAGATGAGATCGCTGACCGTGATGGCGCCGGCATTGATGAAAGGGTTGCGCGGCTTGCCGCCCTCATGCTCCAGCTGCACGATCGAGTTGAAGGCGGAGCCCGAAGGCTCGCGGCCGACCCGGTTCCACAGTGTCTCGCCATGCTTGCCGAGCGCCAGCGTTAGGGTGAAAACCTTGGAGATGCTCTGGATTGAAAAGGGCAGCTCGGCATCGCCGGCGGTGTAGACCGCGCCGTCGACCGTGACGATCGCCATGCCGAAATGCTGCGGGTTGATCCGCGCGAGCTGCGGAATGTAGTCGGCAACCTTGCCTTCGCCGCGCCGCGGCTCCAGCGCCGCGTAGACCTCGTCGAGGATCGCCTGCAGGTCCGGGGTCCTCTGCTCCGTCTCGATCATCCTGTCCGCCCTCAATCCTCAAACATGGGCCGCGTGCGGTGCAGCGGACCGAAACGAAAAAAGCCGCCCAAGATGAGCGGCTTTTCCAAGATTGTGCAAGCCGGAAGGCCTGGATCAACGCGAATAGAATTCGACGACCAGGTTCGGTTCCATGATGACCGGATAGGGCACATCGCTGAGAGCCGGAACGCGGGCGAAGGTGGCGACCATCTTGTTGTGATCGACTTCGATATAGTCCGGAACGTCACGCTCTGCGAGACCAACGGCTTCCAGGACGATCGTCAGCTGCTTGGACTTCTCGCGCACTTCGATCACGTCGCCGACCTTGCAGCGATAGGAACCGATGTTGACGCGGACGCCATTGACCGTGACGTGGCCATGGTTGACGAACTGGCGGGCTGCCCAGACGGTCGGAACGAACTTGGCGCGGTAGACGATCGCGTCGAGACGCGATTCGAGCAGGCCGATCAGGTTCTCCGAGGTGTCGCCCTTGCGGCGGTTGGCTTCGTCGTAGATCGCGCGGAACTGCTTCTCGCGGATATCGCCGTAATAGCCCTTCAGCTTCTGCTTGGCGCGCAGCTGCACGCCGAAGTCGGAGAGCTTGGACTTGCGGCGCTGGCCGTGCTGGCCGGGGCCGTATTCGCGACGGTTGACCGGGGACTTCGGACGACCCCAGATGTTTTCGCCCATACGGCGATCGATTTTATACTTGGACGACGCGCGCTTGCTCATCGTATTTCCTTTCAACGGACAACACCGGCCTGTTGCCAGACCGGATCAAGGAAACACGCCCTCCTCTGAACCGGATTTTGCCGGATCTGACAGGCACCTCGCATTACGCAAATGCAGGCGCCACGGGACATGTCAACGAAAACACCGGGCATTGCGGCCCGGCGTTGGCGCGGTGTTTAGGGGCTGGTCATGGATTTGTCAACATGGGGAGGCGTTGAGCGATCAGCGCAGACGCAGTATGTTTGGGACAGAGCGCGGAGATCGGATATGAACCTGGTGATTACCATCAACGAAGACACCGCAACCCTGTTGAAGTCACGTGCGGACCTGCAGTCGAGCTCGCTGGAGACCTTCGTCTCGGAACTCCTGGAGCGGGAAGCTCTTGCCGCGAGAAGCTTCGAAACGCGGAACGGCGTTCCGCTGCTGCCGCCTCGCGGGGACGGCACGACGATCACGCTCGACCTCGTCAACGCGCTGCGTGACGACGCGGAATGATCCGCCTGCTGGACGTCAATGTCCTTGTCTCGCTGATCGACCCGGACCATGTCCATCACGAACCGGCTCACCGTTGGTTCGCGCAGCAGGAGAATCAGGACTGGGCCACCTGCCCCATTACCGAGAATGGCTTGGTCCGGGTCGTGTCCGGCGTAAAATATCCCCAGCGGATCGGAGTATCCGAAGCGGTCACGCGTTTACAAAACATGATCTTTGCAAGCGGCCGGCACGCATTCTGGACCGAGTCGATCAGTCTTCTCGACACGAGCCTTTTCCGCGTACCGCTCCTGACCTCCGGTCTGCAAATCACTGACGCCTATCTTCTCGCCCTCGCCGTCCACAATCGCGGCATGCTCGCGACGTTCGATCGCCGGATTTCGCCAGAGAGCGTTGTCGGCGGGGAGGCTGCCCTCTACCTCATCCCGACCTGATCACTCCGCCGCGCTGCGCGTTTCGCTGTCCATGGCCGCGTTGGGATCGCCGGGGAGCGTCTCCGCGGCGAGGTCAGGGAAGGCGACGATGCGGCGGCCGCTGGCGTCGGCGTGAACGACCACCAGTCCCTGTTCCTCGAAATAGCCGAGCAGGCGGCGGGCGCGGCGGGCGGAATGGGTGCCGTAGGCCCGGGCGATCATGGCATCGGACGGACAAGCCTCCCCCGCGAGCGCAGCCCGCGCCACGAGGAGGAACACGCCCTGCAAGTCCTCGCTCACGCGTCTGGAAAGATCGAGCGCCTGTGCCCAGCCGTCCGTCGCCGCCAGATCGGCATCGACGCCGGACCGGGCGATTGCCATGCGGCGGCGGAAGGCGGCAAGCGTCGGCGCAGCGCCCGGCAGGCGGCGGATGCGGCAGCGAACGAGGAAATCCTGGAAGAGCTCGGCATCGGCCCGGAAGGCGGCACCCGGCTGATCGAGAATATCGGCGAGGATCGCGTCGATCAGCGCCTCGCGCTCTTCGGGCGCCATCTCCGGCTGGGAGATCCGCGGCTCGGCCGCCATCACCGGCTCCGGCCGCGGTCGGGCGAGTTCGGCGAGGATGTCGGTCGAGGGGCGTGGCTGGGCACTGACGCGGCGCGGCAACGGCCGGATCAGTTCGTCCGGATCGGGTGTGAAGATCAGGTCTTCGACATCGGCCATGGCTTCGGGCAGCGGCGTCAGCTTGGGGCTGGTCGAGCGGGCCGAGGTCTCCACCGTGCCGATCGTCACCGGCAGCGGGCGGCGCGACAGAGCCGGACCGAGCGCCACGAAGGAGCCGCGCTTCAGATCGCGGAACATTTCGGCCGTGCGCCGGTCCATGCCCAGAAGGTCGGCCGCGCGCGCCATGTCGATATCGAGGAAGGTGCGGCCCATCAGGAAGTTCGAGGCTTCGGCCGCGACGTTCTTGGCGAGCTTGGCGAGGCGCTGCGTGGCGATCACGCCGGCAAGCCCGCGCTTTCGGCCACGGCACATCAGATTGGTCATGGCGCCGAGCGAAAGCTTGCGCGCCTCCTCCGAAACATCGCCGCTGACGGAGGGCGCGAAGAGCTGCGCCTCGTCGACGACGACCAGGATCGGGTACCAATATTCGCGGTCGGCATCGAAGAGCGCGTTCAGGAAGATGCCGGCGGTGCGCATCTGCTGCTCGATATCGAGCCCTTCGAGCGAGAGGACACAGGAAACGCGGTGCTGGCGAATGCGCGAGGCGATGCCGAGCAGCTCCGCTTCCGATCGCTCGCCATCGACCACCACATGGCCGAACTTGTCCGCCAGCGTGACGAAATCGCCCTCCGGATCGATGACGCATTGCTGCACCCAGGGGGCGGACTGTTCGAGCAGGCGGCGCAGCAGGTGGGATTTTCCCGAGCCGGAATTGCCCTGCACCAGAAGACGCGTGGCAAGCAGTTCCTCGATATCGAGCGGCACCGGCTTACCGTCGGACGCCGCACCCATGTCGATGCCGACCTTCATGCATCCCTCGTCTGTCTCGATGGCCCCGCGCCGCGCTGCGGGCCGGAAAGCGACTGTCCTATCATGAAACGCTCACGCCACCGAGCTTGGCGCAGCGTAACCCACAGGAGAGTTGCCGGCCGGCACGCTGAGGCCGAAGCCCTGCATCAGGCGACGGGTCGGAAAATCGGGCGCGCCGGAGGTGAAGATCGCCGGGTCGATGCCGGCCGGCGGCAGAAGGCTCTCCGTCGGCGCCACGAGACGCCGTGCCTGCCGGGCGATCGCTTCCGCCGGATCCAGCCAGTCGACCGGCCAGGGGGCCAGGCGGCGGAAGAGATTGGCCATGAAAGGGTAATGCGTGCAGGCAAGCACGACGATATCCGTACGCCGCCCCTCCTCCTCGACGAAGCAGGGCGCGATTTCGGCGCGCACCGCCTCGTCGGCGATTGCCTCGCCGCGGATATAGGCCTCCGCCATGCGCGCCAGGCTCGGTGCACCGACAAGATGGACATGGCATTGCGCGGCGAAGGACTGGATCAGCTCATGCGTATAGGCCCGGCGCACGGTGCCGGGGGTGGCCAGAACCGAGACGAGGCCCGAACGCGTGCGCTCCGCCGCCGGCTTGATGGCCGGCACAGTGCCGACGAAGCGCATCTGCGGATAGGCGGCCCGCAATGCCGCGCCCGCCAGCGTGAAGGCCGTGTTGCAGGCGATGACGCAGATCTCCGGATCGTGTTCGGCGATCAATCCCGCGAAAAGCGTGACGATGCGCGCCTGCAGCGCCGCCTCGTCGGTCCAGCCGCCATAGGGAAAGCCGGCATCGTCGGCGACATAGATGAAGTGCCGCTCAGGAATCAGCACCCGTGCCTCGCGCAGCACGGTCAGTCCGCCAATGCCGCTGTCGAAGATCAGGACCGGCTTCGGCTCAGTCCGCATCGCTGCCTGCCTCGTCGGCTTCCA
This region includes:
- the ttcA gene encoding tRNA 2-thiocytidine(32) synthetase TtcA, whose translation is MRADADGAAIDAPSIFRAMPSSVSFQKLRKRLLRQVRQAMEDFAMLKGQRRWLVGLSGGKDSYSLLALLLDLQWRGLLPVELIACNLDQGQPNFPKHVLPDYLTSIGVRHRIEYRDTHSIVKDKVPEGTTYCALCSRLRRGNLYRIAREEGCDALVLGHHREDILETFFMNLFHGGRLAAMPPKLLNDEGDLMVLRPLAYAAEEEIARFASAMQFPIIPCDLCGSQDGLERNAMKAMLADLERRMPGRKDRILRALGHANPSHLLDPALFDFASLSTEPRP
- a CDS encoding glutaminase, coding for MIETEQRTPDLQAILDEVYAALEPRRGEGKVADYIPQLARINPQHFGMAIVTVDGAVYTAGDAELPFSIQSISKVFTLTLALGKHGETLWNRVGREPSGSAFNSIVQLEHEGGKPRNPFINAGAITVSDLICAGHSPREVIGEILRFLRYLADDDDISIDPAVARSEAATGFRNAALANFMRAFDKLSSPVDNVLGVYFHHCAIAMSCVQLAKAGLFLANGGKQALTGRTVVSRERARRINALMLTCGHYDGSGDFAYHVGLPGKSGVGGGIMAVAPGRAALAVWSPGLNQNGNSLLGSVALEMIAQRTGWSVFGP
- the rpsD gene encoding 30S ribosomal protein S4 — encoded protein: MSKRASSKYKIDRRMGENIWGRPKSPVNRREYGPGQHGQRRKSKLSDFGVQLRAKQKLKGYYGDIREKQFRAIYDEANRRKGDTSENLIGLLESRLDAIVYRAKFVPTVWAARQFVNHGHVTVNGVRVNIGSYRCKVGDVIEVREKSKQLTIVLEAVGLAERDVPDYIEVDHNKMVATFARVPALSDVPYPVIMEPNLVVEFYSR
- a CDS encoding CopG family transcriptional regulator encodes the protein MNLVITINEDTATLLKSRADLQSSSLETFVSELLEREALAARSFETRNGVPLLPPRGDGTTITLDLVNALRDDAE
- a CDS encoding TA system VapC family ribonuclease toxin, yielding MIRLLDVNVLVSLIDPDHVHHEPAHRWFAQQENQDWATCPITENGLVRVVSGVKYPQRIGVSEAVTRLQNMIFASGRHAFWTESISLLDTSLFRVPLLTSGLQITDAYLLALAVHNRGMLATFDRRISPESVVGGEAALYLIPT
- a CDS encoding ATP-binding protein → MKVGIDMGAASDGKPVPLDIEELLATRLLVQGNSGSGKSHLLRRLLEQSAPWVQQCVIDPEGDFVTLADKFGHVVVDGERSEAELLGIASRIRQHRVSCVLSLEGLDIEQQMRTAGIFLNALFDADREYWYPILVVVDEAQLFAPSVSGDVSEEARKLSLGAMTNLMCRGRKRGLAGVIATQRLAKLAKNVAAEASNFLMGRTFLDIDMARAADLLGMDRRTAEMFRDLKRGSFVALGPALSRRPLPVTIGTVETSARSTSPKLTPLPEAMADVEDLIFTPDPDELIRPLPRRVSAQPRPSTDILAELARPRPEPVMAAEPRISQPEMAPEEREALIDAILADILDQPGAAFRADAELFQDFLVRCRIRRLPGAAPTLAAFRRRMAIARSGVDADLAATDGWAQALDLSRRVSEDLQGVFLLVARAALAGEACPSDAMIARAYGTHSARRARRLLGYFEEQGLVVVHADASGRRIVAFPDLAAETLPGDPNAAMDSETRSAAE
- the murI gene encoding glutamate racemase: MRTEPKPVLIFDSGIGGLTVLREARVLIPERHFIYVADDAGFPYGGWTDEAALQARIVTLFAGLIAEHDPEICVIACNTAFTLAGAALRAAYPQMRFVGTVPAIKPAAERTRSGLVSVLATPGTVRRAYTHELIQSFAAQCHVHLVGAPSLARMAEAYIRGEAIADEAVRAEIAPCFVEEEGRRTDIVVLACTHYPFMANLFRRLAPWPVDWLDPAEAIARQARRLVAPTESLLPPAGIDPAIFTSGAPDFPTRRLMQGFGLSVPAGNSPVGYAAPSSVA